A region from the Cellvibrio sp. PSBB006 genome encodes:
- a CDS encoding SCP2 domain-containing protein yields the protein MMFKRKWVTQKVVARLPNATKTLVTQTPSALLRFSLAYWLNFAFRDPIKQGELDFIKQRRILIQVTDIAFHFSVGLEKSRLVVNITNDKADVLVAAELKDFMLLAAGKIDPDTLFFRRRLRITGDTELGLAVKNLLDRVEVTKILPSLLYRGLLELTEELAEQDIKHPA from the coding sequence ATGATGTTTAAACGCAAATGGGTTACCCAGAAAGTGGTAGCTAGGCTACCTAATGCAACCAAAACCCTGGTGACGCAAACACCCTCAGCGTTACTGCGATTCTCCCTTGCGTACTGGCTAAATTTCGCCTTTCGCGATCCCATAAAACAGGGAGAGCTGGATTTTATTAAGCAGCGCAGGATACTTATTCAGGTTACTGATATCGCTTTTCATTTTTCGGTGGGCCTGGAAAAAAGCCGCTTGGTGGTCAACATTACAAATGATAAAGCTGATGTTCTTGTGGCGGCGGAGTTAAAAGACTTTATGTTATTAGCCGCTGGAAAAATTGACCCGGATACCTTATTTTTTCGACGAAGATTGCGGATTACCGGCGATACGGAATTGGGGCTCGCTGTCAAAAATTTACTTGACCGAGTGGAGGTTACGAAAATATTGCCATCGCTGTTGTATCGCGGCCTGCTGGAGTTGACAGAGGAATTGGCGGAGCAAGATATTAAACACCCCGCGTGA
- a CDS encoding cytochrome P450 produces the protein MTTKSDDWNPRAEQVLDDPLHAYDRMRKQCPVAYSDYLQWSLFRHQDISQVLHDHNTFSSTVSAHVSVPNSMDPPEHTVYRAIIEPYFSSDAIQRFEPLCRNLADQLLRGQSKVASFDCVAQLAEPYALDVQCAFLGWPEDKRDDLQRWMKRNQAAVLAGDRTDMAEVAEHFQHMVSDILASKRLSGATDVMGSLTRAEVHGRPLHDDEIISIVRNWTGGEVGTISAAIGIIIYFLVSRQDIQLTLRQHPEKIPEAIEEILRIHGPLLTNRRLTTRPVVIGGRDIQAGERLTLFWASANRDDSVFENALNFQWNRDQQKNLLYGSGIHICPGAPLARLELRILLEELLAHTDQVISMQSEPPSHAAYPAGGFVKLLVSFAHP, from the coding sequence ATGACGACGAAATCTGATGATTGGAATCCACGCGCCGAGCAGGTACTCGATGACCCTCTTCACGCCTACGATAGAATGCGCAAGCAGTGTCCGGTGGCCTACAGTGATTATTTGCAATGGTCTTTATTTCGCCACCAGGATATCTCCCAGGTATTGCACGATCACAATACCTTTAGCAGCACGGTATCGGCCCATGTTTCTGTGCCCAATAGTATGGACCCACCGGAACACACCGTTTACCGCGCAATAATCGAGCCCTACTTTTCCTCTGACGCCATACAACGCTTTGAACCGCTGTGCAGGAATTTGGCCGACCAATTGCTGCGCGGACAATCAAAAGTAGCGTCTTTTGATTGTGTCGCGCAATTGGCTGAACCTTACGCACTTGATGTTCAATGCGCTTTTCTTGGTTGGCCGGAAGATAAACGAGACGATTTGCAACGCTGGATGAAACGCAACCAAGCCGCCGTATTGGCGGGGGATCGCACGGATATGGCAGAAGTGGCTGAGCATTTCCAGCATATGGTGAGTGATATTCTGGCGAGCAAACGTCTTTCAGGCGCAACGGATGTGATGGGTTCGCTAACCCGCGCGGAGGTGCATGGTCGACCGCTGCATGACGATGAAATCATTAGCATCGTGCGCAACTGGACTGGCGGCGAGGTAGGTACAATTTCCGCAGCGATAGGAATTATTATTTACTTTTTGGTCAGCCGACAAGACATACAGTTAACGCTGCGCCAGCACCCGGAAAAAATTCCTGAGGCTATTGAAGAGATCCTTCGAATTCATGGGCCACTATTAACCAACCGGCGCCTGACTACCCGGCCGGTTGTTATCGGCGGACGGGACATTCAAGCGGGTGAACGGTTAACGTTATTTTGGGCCTCTGCAAACCGCGACGATAGCGTGTTCGAGAATGCTTTAAATTTTCAATGGAATAGAGACCAACAGAAAAACTTACTCTATGGTAGTGGCATTCACATTTGTCCCGGCGCCCCACTGGCGCGATTGGAGTTACGTATCTTGCTGGAAGAATTACTGGCACATACCGACCAGGTAATCTCAATGCAATCCGAACCACCGTCTCATGCGGCTTATCCCGCCGGCGGATTCGTTAAATTACTTGTTTCGTTTGCTCATCCGTAA
- the narI gene encoding respiratory nitrate reductase subunit gamma encodes MSNSLFFVFGVYPYIALAVCIIGTWARYDREQYTWKASSSQLLEKKQLRRGSLPFHVGILGILFGHFVGLLTPASVWHVFGITPAMKQVVAIVAGGLFGVLCLYGLVILVHRRLMHERVRASSSRMDIAVLLLLLAQLLLGLSSIFVSLGHLDGQEMLKLMAWAQNIVTFHGVAAAEAIQGVHWIFKAHVFLGMTLFIVFPFSRLVHILSVPLKYLNRNYQVVRRRGNA; translated from the coding sequence ATGTCTAATAGTCTTTTTTTTGTTTTCGGTGTTTATCCTTATATTGCTTTGGCGGTATGCATTATCGGCACCTGGGCGCGGTATGATCGGGAACAATACACCTGGAAAGCCAGCTCCAGCCAATTGCTGGAGAAAAAGCAACTTCGCCGTGGCAGCCTTCCGTTCCATGTCGGTATCCTGGGTATCTTATTCGGTCATTTTGTCGGATTGCTGACACCTGCAAGCGTGTGGCATGTATTCGGCATTACTCCTGCCATGAAGCAGGTGGTTGCCATTGTGGCGGGTGGATTATTTGGGGTGTTGTGTCTTTACGGATTGGTTATTCTGGTTCATCGGCGTTTGATGCACGAACGCGTACGTGCGAGCAGCAGTAGAATGGATATCGCTGTGTTGTTGCTATTACTGGCGCAATTGCTGCTGGGTTTAAGTTCAATCTTTGTTTCACTGGGCCATCTTGATGGGCAAGAAATGCTGAAGTTGATGGCTTGGGCCCAGAACATCGTCACTTTTCATGGTGTTGCGGCGGCAGAGGCCATTCAAGGTGTGCATTGGATTTTTAAAGCACATGTCTTTTTGGGCATGACACTGTTTATCGTATTCCCGTTCAGCCGGTTGGTTCATATCCTCAGTGTTCCATTGAAGTACCTCAATCGTAATTACCAAGTCGTGCGTCGCCGGGGGAATGCATAA
- a CDS encoding peptidase U32 family protein, with protein sequence MELLCPAGSMPTLKVALEKGADAIYVGLRDETNARHFSGLNFTQDELNQAAQYVHRQRRRLHVAINTFAHPGHYSRWQSAVDVAVKAGADALILGDIALLGYAAERYPHVDRHLSVQASATNAAAIDFYQRMYQVSRVVLPRVLSMQQVAALAHSCSTELEVFAFGSLCIMAEGRCYLSSYMTGESPNNSGACSPAKFVRWEERDGKLESRLNNYLIDRFDPDENAGYPTLCKGRFTVDDQRYHVLEEPTSLNTLNLLPNLYREGIKAVKIEGRQRSPAYVAQVTHIWRAAIDRVLANPEGYVAAEEWNRALAQLSEGSQTTLGAYHRHWR encoded by the coding sequence ATGGAACTTTTATGCCCCGCAGGCAGCATGCCAACGCTCAAGGTTGCGCTCGAAAAAGGCGCTGATGCAATTTATGTGGGATTGCGCGATGAGACTAACGCACGGCATTTCAGCGGTCTCAACTTTACGCAGGATGAATTAAATCAGGCCGCGCAATACGTTCATCGTCAACGGCGGAGACTGCATGTGGCGATCAATACCTTTGCACATCCTGGGCACTATAGTCGCTGGCAATCCGCTGTCGATGTTGCGGTAAAGGCCGGTGCCGATGCGCTGATTCTCGGCGATATTGCGTTGTTAGGTTATGCGGCAGAACGTTATCCCCATGTTGATCGGCATTTGTCTGTGCAGGCTTCCGCGACCAATGCAGCGGCTATAGATTTTTACCAGCGCATGTACCAGGTCTCCCGCGTTGTCTTACCGCGCGTATTATCCATGCAGCAGGTTGCTGCACTGGCGCATTCGTGCAGCACAGAACTGGAAGTATTTGCATTCGGAAGTTTATGCATCATGGCGGAAGGGCGATGCTATTTGAGTTCTTACATGACCGGCGAGTCACCCAATAATTCCGGTGCCTGCTCGCCCGCAAAGTTTGTACGATGGGAGGAGCGTGACGGAAAACTGGAGTCGCGGCTAAACAACTATTTGATTGATCGGTTTGATCCCGATGAAAACGCTGGTTATCCAACATTGTGTAAAGGGCGTTTTACGGTTGATGACCAGCGTTATCACGTGCTGGAAGAACCCACCAGCCTGAACACCTTGAATTTGTTGCCGAATTTATATCGTGAAGGAATTAAGGCAGTAAAGATCGAAGGCCGGCAGCGCAGCCCGGCCTACGTTGCTCAGGTTACACATATTTGGCGCGCCGCGATTGATCGCGTGCTGGCGAACCCTGAAGGCTATGTTGCAGCCGAGGAGTGGAACAGGGCGCTTGCACAACTCTCTGAAGGCAGTCAAACCACGTTGGGCGCCTACCATCGGCACTGGCGTTAG
- a CDS encoding U32 family peptidase, whose protein sequence is MKFSLGPILYFWPKQKVLAFYKTAAESSADVIYLGETVCSKRRELRLADYLAIAHQLREAGKEVVLSTMTLLESPADLRELRRYCDNGEFLVEANDFGAIGLLQEQGLPFVAGAAINCYNHHSLRRLVAMGMQRWLMPVELSQEWLEAILMQPEIQDVRDCFEVEIFSFGHLPLAWSARCFTARSEDRPKDECQLCCINYPQGRVVNNQDGERLFLLNGIQTQSGDRYNLINAVHTMTGLVDVVRLSPQSEETFEWLERFRLRYQDGVTTTLAEHDCNGYWHRLAGIRQLTGD, encoded by the coding sequence ATGAAATTTTCCTTGGGGCCCATACTGTATTTTTGGCCTAAACAAAAAGTGCTGGCGTTTTATAAAACTGCGGCGGAGTCCTCTGCTGATGTTATTTATCTGGGAGAGACGGTTTGCTCAAAGCGGCGTGAACTGCGGCTGGCGGACTATCTGGCTATTGCGCATCAATTGCGTGAAGCGGGCAAGGAAGTGGTGTTGTCAACAATGACCCTACTCGAATCGCCGGCTGACCTTCGGGAACTGCGACGCTATTGCGATAATGGTGAATTTCTTGTTGAGGCGAACGATTTCGGAGCAATCGGTCTGCTACAGGAGCAAGGTTTGCCGTTTGTTGCCGGTGCTGCCATCAACTGTTACAACCATCACAGCTTGCGCCGATTGGTTGCCATGGGCATGCAGCGTTGGCTGATGCCTGTTGAGCTATCGCAGGAATGGCTGGAGGCTATTCTGATGCAACCGGAGATCCAGGATGTACGCGATTGTTTTGAGGTGGAGATTTTCAGTTTTGGCCATCTACCACTCGCGTGGTCTGCTCGTTGTTTTACCGCCCGCTCTGAAGATCGACCAAAAGATGAATGCCAATTGTGTTGTATCAACTACCCGCAAGGTCGAGTGGTCAATAATCAGGACGGCGAACGGCTATTTTTGCTTAATGGTATTCAGACGCAATCCGGCGACCGCTACAACCTGATTAATGCCGTGCACACAATGACCGGACTCGTTGATGTAGTCCGGCTGAGTCCGCAATCGGAAGAGACGTTTGAATGGCTTGAGCGTTTTCGGCTGCGTTACCAGGATGGCGTTACGACTACATTAGCGGAACATGATTGTAATGGTTATTGGCATCGTTTAGCTGGTATTCGCCAACTTACGGGTGATTGA
- a CDS encoding peptidylprolyl isomerase, producing MTIHHHTPAQDTTAQINSALKIIHSDTLMASERHSVPTIRVNHHHISGENIAAEMQYHPATTQREAMFKAAEALIIGELLRQRAASLQLDNTGTSEDELLEVLLNAEVTAPEATDKECAQYYHANTARFVTSPLLELRHILIAAAPDDDEARIAAKSRAQQLLVALQSGEDFSALALQASACPSRALGGSLGQITRGQTIPEFERHVFAAKPGLLSHPIESRYGVHVVWIERNIPGTQLPYSAVKDRIADYLNEKVRTKAIAQYIHRLIAQADIEGYTFDVSTSPLMQ from the coding sequence ATGACCATACATCACCACACACCTGCCCAGGACACCACAGCACAAATTAACTCGGCGTTGAAGATTATTCATAGCGATACATTGATGGCCAGCGAGCGTCACAGCGTACCGACTATACGGGTTAATCATCATCACATTTCGGGGGAAAATATTGCAGCCGAGATGCAATATCACCCGGCCACAACGCAACGGGAAGCCATGTTCAAAGCCGCTGAAGCGCTCATTATCGGTGAATTACTTCGCCAGCGCGCGGCGTCCTTACAGTTAGACAATACCGGAACTTCCGAAGATGAGTTGCTCGAGGTGTTGCTGAATGCTGAAGTGACAGCACCGGAAGCAACGGACAAGGAATGTGCCCAGTATTATCACGCTAACACAGCACGTTTCGTTACCTCACCACTGTTGGAATTGCGTCATATTTTAATCGCCGCTGCGCCCGATGATGATGAAGCTCGCATCGCAGCAAAGTCGCGCGCGCAGCAACTCCTTGTCGCTTTGCAATCCGGTGAGGATTTTTCGGCGCTGGCACTGCAGGCGTCAGCATGTCCGTCCCGGGCATTGGGCGGCAGCCTCGGCCAGATTACGCGCGGCCAAACAATCCCGGAATTTGAGCGTCACGTATTTGCAGCCAAGCCCGGATTGCTATCTCATCCGATAGAAAGCCGTTACGGTGTGCATGTGGTGTGGATTGAGCGCAATATTCCCGGCACCCAGTTACCCTACAGTGCAGTAAAAGATCGGATTGCCGATTATCTGAATGAAAAAGTCCGTACCAAAGCGATTGCGCAGTACATTCACAGGTTGATTGCGCAAGCGGATATTGAAGGTTATACGTTTGATGTATCCACTTCGCCATTGATGCAGTGA
- a CDS encoding succinate dehydrogenase iron-sulfur subunit: MLTVEIYRYNPEVDDVPYMASYTVDDAFRTRMVLDVLEYVKTHDETLSFRRSCREGVCGSDGMNINGRNGLACINRVEDVLAGDRILTLRPLTGMPVIRDLVVDLTLFFKQYERIAPYLINDEVAVGRERLQSPEDREKLDGLYECILCACCSSACPSYWWNPEKYVGPAGLLQAYRFLNDSRDRATAERLENLQDPFSVFRCHNIGNCVAVCPKGLNPMGAIGHIKRMLFTRGV, from the coding sequence ATGCTTACGGTAGAAATTTATCGTTACAATCCCGAGGTAGACGATGTGCCTTATATGGCGTCTTATACGGTGGACGACGCTTTCCGCACCCGTATGGTTCTGGATGTTCTTGAATATGTAAAGACGCATGATGAAACATTAAGCTTTCGTCGATCATGCCGTGAAGGCGTGTGCGGCTCTGACGGGATGAACATTAATGGTCGAAATGGTCTTGCCTGTATCAATCGCGTAGAAGATGTGCTCGCTGGTGACAGAATATTAACGCTGAGACCATTAACTGGCATGCCCGTTATTCGCGACTTGGTGGTAGACCTGACGCTATTTTTTAAACAATACGAACGCATCGCTCCCTATCTGATAAATGATGAGGTGGCAGTAGGCAGAGAGCGGCTGCAATCCCCCGAAGACCGGGAAAAACTGGATGGCCTATATGAATGTATTCTGTGTGCGTGCTGCAGTTCAGCCTGTCCATCCTACTGGTGGAATCCTGAGAAATACGTAGGGCCCGCTGGTTTGCTCCAGGCGTATCGTTTCTTGAATGACTCCCGTGACCGCGCCACCGCTGAACGGCTCGAAAATCTGCAAGATCCTTTTTCTGTCTTTCGGTGCCACAACATCGGCAACTGTGTTGCGGTGTGTCCCAAAGGACTGAATCCTATGGGAGCAATTGGCCACATAAAACGTATGCTTTTCACGCGGGGTGTTTAA
- the nrdD gene encoding anaerobic ribonucleoside-triphosphate reductase, with amino-acid sequence MLRLNPEQLDHKLNFIADYLAADNAADSSRMDPNANVTQKNIATLETELMKDFFVQVNRAKVKQKISALFGDALANEYLRQIEHHEIYVHDETSLKPYCVSLTLYPFLRDGLTKLGGESRAPQHLESFCGSFVNLVFAVSAQFAGAVATVEFLTYFDYFARRDYGDNYLITHTREVSNHLQHVVYALNQPAAARGYQSVFWNISLYDSYYFEAMFGNFVFPDFTKPDWTSVCALQDFFMGWFNQERTKAILTFPVVTVAMLTEKGGCKDSQFANRMAEQLAQGNSFFIYLSDNADSLASCCRLRSEINDHTFSYTLGAGGVATGSINVITLNMNRLVQDGRDLAEEVHKVHQYQVAYRQLMEEYLAAGILSVYDAGFISLDKQFLTIGINGMVEAAESQGLLPGNNPDYIAFVQRHLRIIFEANKTARKRWGYLFNTEFVPAENLGVKNAKWDRADGYFVPRDCYNSYFYPVEDETINTIDKFLLHGRQLVDYLDGGSALHLNLEEALDKQGFISLLNIAARSGCNYFCVNVKITICNQCDHIDKRTLSECPACRSQDIDYGTRVIGYLKRVSAFSSGRRKEHALRHYHRTPRDLPIQLPKKAHSAAALIQLL; translated from the coding sequence ATGTTACGTCTCAATCCGGAGCAGCTGGACCATAAGCTGAATTTTATTGCGGATTATCTCGCGGCTGACAATGCTGCTGATAGTTCAAGGATGGACCCTAATGCCAATGTGACGCAGAAAAATATTGCGACACTGGAAACCGAGTTGATGAAAGATTTTTTTGTCCAAGTCAACCGTGCTAAAGTGAAACAAAAAATATCAGCATTATTTGGCGACGCGTTGGCTAATGAATACCTACGCCAAATAGAACACCATGAAATTTATGTGCACGATGAAACCAGCCTGAAGCCTTATTGTGTATCTCTCACGCTCTATCCCTTCCTGCGCGACGGCTTAACCAAATTAGGTGGGGAGTCCCGCGCACCCCAACACCTCGAATCTTTCTGTGGCAGTTTTGTAAACCTGGTATTCGCGGTAAGCGCGCAATTTGCCGGCGCAGTAGCAACCGTTGAGTTTCTGACATACTTTGATTACTTCGCACGCCGCGATTATGGGGATAACTATCTGATCACGCATACCCGCGAAGTGAGCAATCATCTACAGCATGTGGTCTATGCGCTGAATCAACCTGCCGCAGCCCGGGGTTACCAAAGCGTTTTCTGGAATATCTCGCTCTACGACAGTTATTACTTTGAGGCTATGTTTGGTAATTTTGTCTTCCCGGATTTTACCAAACCAGATTGGACATCCGTGTGTGCTTTGCAGGATTTCTTTATGGGATGGTTTAATCAGGAGCGTACAAAAGCCATCCTGACGTTTCCAGTGGTCACGGTTGCGATGTTGACAGAGAAGGGTGGGTGCAAGGATAGCCAATTTGCCAATCGTATGGCGGAACAACTGGCCCAGGGAAATTCTTTTTTTATTTATCTGTCAGATAACGCCGATTCACTGGCATCCTGCTGCCGGTTGCGCAGTGAGATTAACGATCACACCTTTTCCTACACCTTGGGGGCCGGTGGTGTGGCAACGGGTTCAATCAACGTCATTACGCTGAATATGAATCGCCTGGTGCAAGACGGTCGAGATCTTGCTGAGGAAGTGCATAAGGTCCATCAATACCAGGTAGCGTATCGACAACTGATGGAGGAGTATCTGGCGGCAGGGATATTAAGTGTATACGACGCCGGATTTATCAGCCTGGACAAACAATTTCTCACCATTGGTATTAATGGCATGGTTGAGGCCGCTGAATCCCAAGGCTTATTGCCTGGTAATAACCCTGATTACATCGCCTTTGTCCAGCGCCACCTGAGGATCATCTTTGAAGCGAACAAGACCGCAAGGAAACGCTGGGGTTATTTGTTTAACACGGAATTTGTGCCCGCAGAAAATCTCGGGGTTAAAAATGCAAAGTGGGATAGGGCAGACGGCTATTTTGTCCCGCGTGATTGTTACAATTCCTATTTCTATCCGGTGGAAGACGAAACTATCAATACGATTGACAAGTTTTTATTACACGGGCGTCAGCTTGTCGACTATCTGGACGGTGGCTCCGCATTACACCTGAATCTAGAGGAAGCATTGGATAAACAGGGCTTCATATCTTTGCTGAATATTGCGGCGCGTAGTGGCTGTAATTATTTTTGTGTAAACGTAAAAATCACCATCTGTAACCAATGTGACCATATTGATAAACGCACCCTGAGCGAATGCCCGGCGTGTCGTTCGCAGGATATCGATTATGGTACTCGTGTCATCGGCTACCTCAAGCGTGTTTCGGCCTTTAGTAGTGGGCGAAGAAAAGAGCACGCCCTGCGTCATTATCATCGGACACCCAGGGATCTACCCATACAACTACCTAAAAAGGCGCATAGTGCTGCTGCCTTGATACAGTTACTCTAG
- the hemN gene encoding oxygen-independent coproporphyrinogen III oxidase, giving the protein MSSSSPSFDTPLHWNTRLISQYDLAGPRYTSYPTAPQFSVHFSPADFAAAVERSNASQRSLSLYFHLPFCDTLCFYCGCNKVVTNNKKRAEPYLQRVEKELAMQAQWFDTRRPVKQLHWGGGTPTFISDDEMTLLMSATRTHFNLLHDDSGEYSVEIHPGRVSAGTMGHLRQLGFNRVSMGVQDFDPRVQKAVNRYNTVDDVRTLVHALRAQDYHSISMDLIYGLPLQSKQSFSATLAQVIDLSPDRLSLFNYAHLPHLFKSQALIKEKELPSAQEKLDILQMSIETLQQAGYVYIGMDHFAKPEDSLVQAQRAGKLQRNFQGYSTHGDCDLVAFGVSSISAFGGVYVQNAKVVEQYQQLIDSGKLASVKGFALSEEDHLRQFVINQLICHFVLDFNDVQQNFGINAQQHFSEELAELTPMIEDGLLSVSATGIQVHNAGRLLIRRVCMVFDEYLKKGNQIRYSKVI; this is encoded by the coding sequence ATGTCATCATCTTCCCCTTCATTTGATACTCCCCTACATTGGAATACCCGGTTGATCAGTCAATATGATTTGGCTGGGCCGCGTTATACGTCTTATCCCACTGCGCCTCAATTCAGCGTTCATTTTTCTCCTGCCGATTTTGCCGCTGCGGTGGAGCGCAGCAACGCCAGCCAGCGATCTCTGTCGTTGTACTTCCATCTTCCGTTCTGTGACACCTTATGTTTCTATTGTGGCTGCAATAAGGTGGTCACTAACAATAAGAAACGTGCAGAACCCTATTTGCAACGAGTCGAAAAAGAACTGGCGATGCAAGCGCAATGGTTTGATACCCGTCGTCCGGTGAAGCAACTCCACTGGGGCGGCGGAACCCCGACCTTTATCAGCGATGACGAAATGACCTTGCTTATGTCAGCCACGCGAACCCATTTCAATTTGTTGCATGATGACAGCGGTGAATACAGTGTCGAGATTCATCCTGGCCGGGTAAGTGCCGGTACCATGGGGCATTTGCGTCAATTGGGTTTTAATCGGGTCAGCATGGGTGTGCAGGACTTTGACCCGCGCGTCCAAAAGGCGGTTAACAGGTACAATACAGTCGATGATGTCAGGACGTTGGTGCATGCATTACGTGCGCAAGATTACCACTCAATCAGCATGGATTTAATTTACGGATTGCCGCTGCAATCAAAGCAAAGTTTTTCGGCAACCCTGGCACAAGTCATTGATCTCTCACCGGATCGTTTATCCTTATTTAATTACGCGCATTTGCCGCACCTATTTAAAAGCCAGGCGTTGATCAAGGAAAAAGAATTGCCTTCAGCGCAGGAGAAGCTCGACATCCTGCAAATGTCTATCGAGACATTGCAGCAGGCGGGATATGTGTACATCGGTATGGACCATTTTGCCAAACCCGAAGACAGTTTGGTGCAAGCTCAGCGCGCCGGGAAGTTACAACGAAATTTCCAAGGTTACTCAACCCATGGCGATTGCGATCTGGTAGCGTTTGGTGTGTCATCCATCAGTGCATTTGGTGGAGTTTATGTGCAAAACGCCAAGGTAGTTGAGCAATACCAGCAATTAATTGACAGTGGGAAATTGGCTTCTGTGAAAGGTTTTGCCTTGAGTGAAGAGGATCATCTGCGGCAATTTGTCATCAACCAATTGATCTGCCACTTTGTTCTGGACTTTAACGATGTTCAACAAAATTTTGGCATTAATGCACAACAACATTTTTCAGAAGAGTTGGCCGAGCTGACTCCGATGATTGAAGACGGACTACTCTCCGTGAGTGCTACAGGCATTCAGGTCCATAACGCGGGCCGTTTACTTATTCGTAGGGTTTGTATGGTATTCGATGAGTATTTGAAAAAAGGCAACCAGATTCGCTATTCAAAAGTTATCTGA
- the nrdG gene encoding anaerobic ribonucleoside-triphosphate reductase activating protein: MEYLRFTNEYIVWQEVPGETSLAYTISGCRVGCAGCHSNHTWNPHAGQLLTADYLSRRIQEYRDMITCVLFLGGEWQPRALLPLLILVRNAGLHRCLYTGLEHISPSLQEHLTYLKTGPWRPELGGLTSPKTNQRFVDLRTNEILNHKFTQTF, translated from the coding sequence ATGGAATATCTTCGCTTTACTAACGAATATATTGTCTGGCAGGAAGTACCGGGAGAGACGAGCCTGGCTTATACCATCAGTGGTTGCCGGGTGGGATGCGCGGGTTGTCACAGCAACCACACCTGGAACCCACACGCAGGTCAACTGCTTACCGCCGATTACCTCAGTCGCCGAATTCAGGAATATCGCGACATGATCACCTGCGTGCTTTTTCTGGGCGGTGAGTGGCAACCACGTGCGCTCTTGCCGCTATTGATCCTCGTTCGTAACGCTGGATTACATCGATGTCTCTACACCGGGTTGGAACACATTTCTCCTTCTTTGCAAGAACACCTCACTTACCTAAAGACAGGTCCATGGCGACCCGAACTCGGCGGACTGACCAGTCCGAAGACGAATCAACGCTTTGTTGATCTGCGCACCAACGAAATCCTGAACCATAAATTTACCCAAACCTTTTAA